From a region of the Torulaspora globosa chromosome 7, complete sequence genome:
- a CDS encoding uncharacterized protein (ancestral locus Anc_1.143) has translation MASKNTNSSLHIVLLCLCWYLISSLGSQVTKKILTIYPKPLFLGEFQFIYTALLASICCLIGQRFHGFYQCFPNGTFPRYYNNMGERRQIDCITRPSKLLLFTIVPLSFCQFVGKYFGHTATSLVPVSTVASIKTLSPIFIVLTQRTLNLGKVQLGKTAYFSLLCLIVGVWIIVRKDYEQKKPISTKGPIELGAYSSYGIICAICSMLIFVAQNIYGKSVFTYQKKVISQKMDNAKAESPLPSYVTRKSTSCERKNYDKLTLLLYIPLVGFCLSFGWFMTLEFPDIWNECKVAGFSAIPWKLFFVNGTFHFLQAMITFHLLGEISTLSYSIANLMKRIAIIAVSWAFSGMQVTTWQILGLLLNVFGLFLYERSKSGTIQEKKI, from the coding sequence CCTCTCTTCTTGGGAGAGTTCCAGTTTATATACACCGCTTTGTTGGCTTCTATTTGTTGCCTGATAGGCCAAAGGTTCCATGGCTTTTACCAATGTTTTCCCAATGGCACATTTCCACGCTATTACAATAACATGGGAGAAAGGAGACAGATTGACTGCATTACCAGGCCATCGAAACTCCTCCTTTTTACCATCGTACCCTTAAGCTTTTGTCAGTTTGTCGGCAAATATTTTGGACATACAGCAACCTCACTAGTGCCCGTTTCCACAGTAGCCAGTATCAAGACTTTGTCACCAATCTTTATTGTTCTGACCCAACGAACGCTGAATCTGGGTAAGGTGCAATTGGGGAAAACAGCTTACTTCAGCTTGCTATGTTTAATCGTTGGAGTTTGGATCATTGTTAGGAAGGATTATGAGCAAAAAAAACCAATTTCTACGAAAGGTCCAATAGAATTGGGCGCCTACTCTTCATATGGTATAATCTGTGCCATCTGCTCCATGTTGATCTTTGTAGCACAGAACATATATGGGAAGAGTGTGTTTACCTACCAGAAGAAAGTCATTTCACAGAAGATGGATAATGCCAAGGCTGAGTCTCCTCTGCCGAGCTATGTCACAAGGAAAAGTACAAGTTGTGAGCGAAAAAACTATGATAAACTAACGCTACTCTTGTACATCCCACTTGTCGGCTTTTGTCTATCATTTGGGTGGTTTATGACATTAGAATTCCCAGACATTTGGAATGAATGTAAAGTGGCTGGCTTTTCCGCAATTCCATGGAAGTTGTTCTTCGTGAATGGAACGTTCCATTTTCTGCAGGCTATGATAACCTTTCATCTACTCGGTGAAATCTCAACGTTAAGTTATTCCATAGCCaatttgatgaaaagaatTGCTATAATAGCTGTTAGCTGGGCATTCTCCGGGATGCAAGTGACAACCTGGCAAATCCTTGGTCTACTTCTGAATGTTTTTGGCTTATTCTTGTATGAAAGATCCAAAAGCGGCACTATacaggagaagaaaatctga